In a single window of the Nocardioides plantarum genome:
- a CDS encoding ABC transporter ATP-binding protein, producing the protein MLTKPEDPAATTPGAPASAAIIETDNLEVHFQLQGGALSRVLGLGQRRVKALDGIDITLHRGEVLGLVGESGSGKTTLGRALLGLVPATDGRIVYHAPEGPRTVSEMRGKELRQLRTDLQMVFQDPSAALNPSMTIAEAVGHPLVIHKIAKGKELTRRVHEALEKVGLAPVERFADKYPSDLSGGQKQRAVIARAIILGPEVLVADEPISMLDMSVRAKILQLMLDLKNDLGLSYLYITHDLASAKYFCDRIAIMYLGRIVEIGPTAEIFANPRHPYTKALLKAIPEPDPTRTVPRDLPRGEIPDAAEPPLGCSFHPRCAEAVASCGWESRDLRVVLEQHWTRRTADYDAERSLVGDLERFDRPETSATMTAGDPIETLALMERIRAENPDEPMWTGVRSLESDGRQVRIDFHDGVDPALRTAGGVEVACVLYPEGGTAAGSGSSG; encoded by the coding sequence GTGCTGACGAAGCCTGAGGACCCCGCGGCGACCACCCCGGGCGCGCCCGCCTCCGCGGCGATCATCGAGACCGACAACCTCGAGGTCCACTTCCAGCTCCAGGGTGGCGCGCTCTCGCGCGTGCTCGGACTCGGCCAGCGCCGGGTCAAGGCGCTCGACGGCATCGACATCACGCTGCACCGTGGCGAGGTCCTCGGCCTGGTCGGTGAGTCAGGCTCCGGCAAGACCACGTTGGGTCGGGCCCTCCTCGGGCTGGTGCCGGCGACCGACGGCCGCATCGTCTACCACGCACCCGAGGGTCCCCGGACCGTGTCGGAGATGCGCGGCAAGGAGCTGCGCCAGCTGCGCACCGACCTGCAGATGGTGTTCCAGGACCCGAGCGCGGCGCTCAACCCGTCGATGACGATCGCCGAGGCCGTCGGACACCCGCTGGTGATCCACAAGATCGCCAAGGGCAAGGAGCTGACCCGTCGCGTCCACGAGGCCCTGGAGAAGGTGGGTCTCGCGCCGGTCGAGCGGTTCGCCGACAAGTACCCCTCGGACCTGTCCGGCGGCCAGAAGCAGCGGGCGGTGATCGCCCGCGCGATCATCCTGGGTCCCGAGGTGCTCGTCGCCGACGAGCCCATCTCGATGCTCGACATGAGCGTGCGCGCCAAGATCCTGCAGCTGATGCTCGACCTCAAGAACGACCTGGGGCTGTCCTACCTCTACATCACCCACGACCTCGCGAGCGCGAAGTACTTCTGCGACCGGATCGCGATCATGTACCTCGGGCGGATCGTCGAGATCGGCCCGACCGCCGAGATCTTCGCCAACCCGCGCCATCCCTACACCAAGGCGCTGCTCAAGGCGATCCCCGAGCCCGACCCGACCCGGACGGTGCCGCGCGACCTGCCGCGTGGCGAGATCCCCGACGCGGCCGAGCCGCCGCTGGGCTGCTCGTTCCACCCGCGCTGCGCCGAGGCCGTCGCCTCCTGCGGCTGGGAGTCGCGCGACCTGCGGGTGGTCCTCGAGCAGCACTGGACCCGCCGGACGGCCGACTACGACGCCGAGCGGTCGCTCGTCGGCGACCTCGAGCGCTTCGACCGGCCCGAGACCTCGGCCACCATGACGGCCGGCGACCCGATCGAGACGCTCGCCCTCATGGAGCGCATCCGGGCGGAGAACCCCGACGAGCCGATGTGGACCGGGGTGCGGTCCCTGGAGTCCGACGGACGCCAGGTGCGCATCGACTTCCACGACGGTGTCGACCCCGCGTTGCGCACGGCCGGAGGCGTCGAGGTGGCGTGCGTGCTCTATCCGGAGGGCGGTACGGCGGCCGGCTCGGGCTCCTCCGGCTGA
- a CDS encoding glutamine amidotransferase, producing MRPFLLLSIRAERAAADDEHAAFARFLGLPLHEVERRLLGTDDVGDVAGGLARWSGILLGGGSFTWSDPAAHKSAAQLRAEAALVGVLDAVVEADSPFLGACYGIGSLGSHQGGLVDRSHPEPVGPMAVDLTEAGLADPLLAGVPRHFAAYGGHKEALTRPPAHAVVLATSAACPVQAFRVGEHVYATQFHPELDLAGLHTRIETYATYGYFDPTEVDDLRAAGAAVEVTHPMTLLRNFARRYRSEAKS from the coding sequence GTGAGACCCTTCCTCCTGCTGTCGATCCGGGCCGAGCGCGCGGCTGCCGACGACGAGCACGCCGCCTTCGCCCGCTTCCTCGGCCTCCCGCTCCACGAGGTGGAGCGGCGGCTGCTGGGCACCGACGACGTCGGCGACGTCGCCGGAGGCCTCGCCCGCTGGTCCGGGATCCTGCTCGGCGGCGGCTCGTTCACCTGGTCCGACCCCGCCGCGCACAAGTCGGCCGCCCAGCTCCGCGCCGAGGCGGCGCTGGTGGGGGTGCTCGACGCCGTCGTCGAGGCCGACTCGCCGTTCCTGGGTGCCTGCTACGGCATCGGCTCCCTCGGCAGCCACCAGGGCGGACTGGTCGACCGCTCCCATCCCGAGCCCGTCGGCCCGATGGCGGTCGACCTGACCGAGGCCGGCCTGGCCGACCCGCTGCTGGCGGGCGTGCCCCGCCACTTCGCGGCGTACGGCGGGCACAAGGAGGCCCTGACCAGGCCACCCGCCCACGCCGTCGTGCTCGCCACGTCGGCCGCGTGCCCCGTGCAGGCGTTCCGGGTCGGCGAGCACGTCTACGCCACCCAGTTCCACCCCGAGCTCGACCTGGCGGGCCTGCACACCCGCATCGAGACCTACGCGACCTACGGCTACTTCGACCCGACCGAGGTCGACGACCTCCGGGCGGCCGGTGCCGCCGTCGAGGTCACCCACCCGATGACCCTGCTGCGCAACTTCGCTCGGCGCTATCGGTCCGAGGCGAAATCGTGA
- a CDS encoding RecB family exonuclease: MGTDQQDATVVADVSPAGPVPTEIDGVEVLGALSPSRAADFLSCPLLFRFRTVDRLPEPPSVDAIRGTVVHQVLEDLFDLPADRRTPDQAEAMVQAVWEQVLVEEPEIGLTFDGVDVVEWLLSCRESVRRYFDLEDPRRLEPAEREVYVEALLDSRLLLRGYIDRVDVAPDGATRLSDYKSGKAPQQGFEARAMFQLRFYALVLWRTRGVVPTVLQLLYLGSTETITYSPDEADLLATERKVEAVWRAIKHAEQTGDYQPHRSPLCGWCAHQSICPAWGGTPPPLPDRAQPEEPEPAAVPPSG; the protein is encoded by the coding sequence GTGGGCACCGACCAGCAGGACGCGACCGTCGTGGCCGACGTGAGCCCGGCCGGGCCCGTCCCGACCGAGATCGACGGTGTCGAGGTCCTCGGGGCGCTGTCCCCCAGTCGGGCCGCCGACTTCCTCAGCTGCCCGCTGCTGTTCCGGTTCCGCACCGTCGACCGGTTGCCGGAGCCGCCGTCGGTCGACGCGATCCGGGGCACCGTGGTCCACCAGGTCCTCGAGGACCTCTTCGACCTGCCCGCCGACCGGCGTACCCCCGACCAGGCCGAGGCGATGGTCCAGGCCGTCTGGGAGCAGGTCCTGGTCGAGGAGCCCGAGATCGGTCTGACCTTCGACGGCGTCGACGTGGTCGAGTGGCTGCTGTCGTGCCGCGAGTCCGTACGCCGCTACTTCGACCTCGAGGACCCGCGCCGGCTCGAGCCGGCCGAGCGTGAGGTCTACGTCGAGGCGCTGCTCGACTCCCGGCTGCTGCTGCGCGGCTACATCGACCGCGTCGACGTCGCGCCCGACGGCGCGACCCGTCTGTCGGACTACAAGAGCGGAAAGGCCCCCCAGCAGGGGTTCGAGGCGCGCGCGATGTTCCAGCTGCGCTTCTACGCCCTGGTCCTGTGGCGCACCCGCGGCGTGGTCCCGACGGTCCTGCAGCTGCTCTACCTCGGTAGCACCGAGACCATCACCTACTCACCCGACGAGGCCGACCTGCTCGCCACCGAGCGCAAGGTCGAGGCGGTCTGGCGCGCCATCAAGCACGCTGAGCAGACCGGCGACTACCAGCCCCACCGCAGCCCCCTGTGCGGCTGGTGCGCCCACCAGTCGATCTGCCCGGCGTGGGGCGGCACTCCCCCGCCCCTGCCCGACCGGGCTCAGCCGGAGGAGCCCGAGCCGGCCGCCGTACCGCCCTCCGGATAG
- the arc gene encoding proteasome ATPase gives MSSTNDGSSTGGLNTDELVAQVRFLESEVGDLRRRLSDGPVSSRGLDARLADTQRSLAAVTSQNERLAQTLREARDQITKLKEEVDRLAQPPAGFGTFLARNDDDSVDVFTGGRKLRVNVSPGVELDSLQRGQEVMLNEALNVVGAMEFEQVGEVVMFKEVLADGDRALVIANADEERVVRIAEPLRSIKLRAGDSLLLDSRAGYVYERVPKSEVEELVLEEVPDIDYSDIGGLFGQIETIRDAVELPYLHPELFVEHELKPPKGVLLYGPPGCGKTLIAKAVANSLAKKVAAKTGQEGKSYFLNIKGPELLNKYVGETERHIRLVFQRAREKASEGTPVIVFFDEMDSLFRTRGSGVSSDVENTIVPQLLSEIDGVELLENVLVIGASNREDMIDPAILRPGRLDVKIKIERPDAEAARDIFSKYLTPSLPLHADDLAEFGGDRDACVAGMIQATVERMYTETEENRFLEVTYANGDKEVLYFKDFNSGAMIQNIVDRSKKMAIKDLLDHDQRGLRVAHLLQACVDEFKENEDLPNTTNPDDWARISGKKGERIVFIRTLITGKQGTEPGRSIDTVANTGQYL, from the coding sequence ATGTCGAGCACGAATGACGGTTCCAGCACGGGCGGTCTCAACACCGATGAGCTGGTCGCTCAGGTGCGGTTCCTCGAGTCCGAGGTCGGTGACCTGAGGCGTCGGCTGTCCGACGGCCCGGTGTCCTCGCGAGGCCTCGACGCGCGCCTGGCCGACACGCAGCGCTCGCTGGCGGCGGTGACGTCGCAGAACGAGCGGCTCGCCCAGACGCTCCGTGAGGCGCGCGACCAGATCACCAAGCTCAAGGAGGAGGTCGACCGGCTGGCCCAGCCCCCGGCCGGTTTCGGCACCTTCCTGGCCCGCAACGACGACGACTCCGTCGACGTGTTCACCGGTGGCCGCAAGCTGCGGGTCAACGTCAGCCCGGGCGTCGAGCTCGACTCGCTGCAGCGTGGCCAGGAGGTCATGCTCAACGAGGCCCTCAACGTCGTCGGCGCGATGGAGTTCGAGCAGGTCGGCGAGGTCGTGATGTTCAAGGAGGTGCTCGCCGACGGCGACCGCGCCCTGGTCATCGCCAACGCCGACGAGGAGCGGGTGGTCCGCATCGCCGAGCCGCTGCGCTCGATCAAGCTGCGCGCCGGCGACTCGCTGCTGCTCGACTCTCGCGCCGGCTACGTCTACGAGCGGGTCCCCAAGTCCGAGGTCGAGGAGCTCGTCCTCGAGGAGGTCCCCGACATCGACTACAGCGACATCGGCGGCCTGTTCGGACAGATCGAGACGATCCGCGACGCCGTCGAGCTGCCCTACCTGCACCCCGAGCTGTTCGTCGAGCACGAGCTCAAGCCCCCCAAGGGCGTGCTCCTCTACGGACCTCCCGGCTGCGGCAAGACGCTGATCGCCAAGGCGGTCGCCAACAGCCTGGCCAAGAAGGTCGCCGCCAAGACGGGCCAGGAGGGGAAGTCCTACTTCCTCAACATCAAGGGCCCCGAGCTGCTCAACAAGTACGTCGGCGAGACCGAGCGACACATCCGCCTCGTGTTCCAGCGGGCCCGCGAGAAGGCCTCGGAGGGCACCCCCGTCATCGTGTTCTTCGACGAGATGGACTCGCTCTTCCGCACCCGCGGGTCGGGTGTCTCCTCCGACGTCGAGAACACCATCGTCCCGCAGCTGCTCAGCGAGATCGACGGCGTCGAGCTGCTCGAGAACGTGCTCGTCATCGGCGCCTCCAACCGCGAGGACATGATCGACCCGGCCATCCTGCGTCCTGGTCGGCTCGACGTGAAGATCAAGATCGAGCGCCCCGATGCCGAGGCCGCCCGCGACATCTTCAGCAAGTACCTCACCCCGTCGCTGCCCCTGCACGCCGACGACCTCGCCGAGTTCGGTGGCGACCGCGACGCCTGTGTGGCCGGGATGATCCAGGCGACGGTCGAGCGCATGTACACCGAGACCGAGGAGAACCGCTTCCTCGAGGTGACCTACGCCAACGGCGACAAGGAGGTCCTCTACTTCAAGGACTTCAACTCCGGCGCGATGATCCAGAACATCGTCGACCGCTCCAAGAAGATGGCGATCAAGGACCTCCTCGACCACGACCAGCGGGGCCTGCGCGTCGCCCACCTGCTGCAGGCGTGCGTCGACGAGTTCAAGGAGAACGAGGACCTCCCCAACACGACCAACCCCGACGACTGGGCCCGCATCTCCGGCAAGAAGGGCGAGCGGATCGTGTTCATCCGCACGCTGATCACCGGCAAGCAGGGCACCGAGCCGGGCCGGTCGATCGACACCGTCGCCAACACGGGTCAATACCTGTAG
- a CDS encoding 1-acyl-sn-glycerol-3-phosphate acyltransferase, whose translation MRRHFLLRRTFARVALKAARWRTAGEVPQRGILVGAPHTSNWDWVLTLLLGWDSGVRIRLLVKQSFFKGPVGVLMRATGAVELDRSNPGATIKALLADAADDESFLLGIAAEGTRSKVDYWKSGFYRISQQTGIPVTLAYLDRPSRTVGWGPTFALTGDVRADMDRIRAFYADKTGIRPELTTEPRLREEDRPTTP comes from the coding sequence ATGCGACGCCACTTCCTGCTCCGACGCACGTTCGCCCGGGTGGCGCTCAAGGCGGCCCGTTGGCGCACGGCCGGCGAGGTGCCGCAGCGCGGCATCCTGGTCGGCGCGCCCCACACGTCCAACTGGGACTGGGTGCTCACCCTGCTGCTCGGGTGGGACAGCGGCGTACGGATCCGGCTGCTGGTCAAGCAGTCGTTCTTCAAGGGCCCGGTCGGGGTCCTCATGCGCGCGACCGGTGCCGTCGAGCTCGACCGCAGCAACCCAGGCGCCACGATCAAGGCGCTGCTGGCCGACGCCGCCGACGACGAGTCGTTCCTGCTCGGCATCGCCGCCGAGGGCACGCGCAGCAAGGTCGACTACTGGAAGTCGGGCTTCTACCGGATCTCCCAGCAGACCGGCATCCCGGTCACCCTGGCCTACCTCGACCGGCCGTCGCGCACGGTCGGGTGGGGACCGACCTTCGCCCTGACCGGCGACGTGCGGGCCGACATGGACCGGATCCGTGCGTTCTACGCCGACAAGACCGGGATCAGGCCCGAGCTGACGACCGAGCCCCGGTTGCGCGAGGAGGACCGTCCCACCACCCCGTAG
- a CDS encoding tRNA (adenine-N1)-methyltransferase — protein sequence MPHDDQDPALDVPPEAWSGVHRGPLRAGEWVRLLDAKGRKHNLPLEPGKRFFSNRGHVEHDEMIGREEGFTVTASTGGEYLVFRPLLSEFVVSMPRGAAVVYPKDAAQIVAMADIFPGADVVEAGVGSGALTCSLLRAVGPHGRVTSYERREEFADVARQNVTQFFGTVEGEGHPAWTLRLGDLATELPASGERCDRVILDMLAPWECLDAAADALRPGGIVCAYVATTTQLSRFTETVRVHGGFTEPQAWESLVRDWHVEGLAVRPGHKMIGHTAFLVTARRMAPGQQAPRKTRRPAAGAYGPDYTGPRPLDVPDLPADVFVDQPEQQHEQ from the coding sequence GTGCCCCACGACGACCAGGACCCGGCCCTCGACGTACCCCCCGAGGCATGGTCGGGGGTGCACCGCGGACCGCTGCGCGCCGGTGAGTGGGTGCGCCTGCTCGACGCCAAGGGCCGCAAGCACAACCTGCCGCTCGAGCCGGGCAAGCGGTTCTTCTCCAACCGGGGCCACGTCGAGCACGACGAGATGATCGGGCGCGAGGAGGGCTTCACCGTGACCGCCTCGACCGGCGGCGAGTACCTCGTGTTCCGTCCGCTGCTCTCCGAGTTCGTCGTCTCGATGCCTCGCGGCGCGGCCGTGGTCTATCCCAAGGACGCCGCCCAGATCGTCGCGATGGCCGACATCTTCCCCGGCGCCGACGTCGTCGAGGCGGGGGTCGGGTCGGGCGCGCTGACGTGCTCCCTGCTGCGCGCCGTCGGGCCGCACGGGCGGGTGACGTCCTACGAGCGCCGCGAGGAGTTCGCCGACGTGGCGCGCCAGAACGTCACCCAGTTCTTCGGCACCGTCGAGGGCGAGGGCCACCCCGCGTGGACCCTGCGGCTCGGCGACCTGGCCACCGAGCTGCCGGCGTCGGGCGAGCGCTGCGACCGCGTCATCCTCGACATGCTCGCCCCGTGGGAGTGCCTCGACGCGGCGGCCGACGCCCTGCGGCCCGGCGGCATCGTGTGCGCCTACGTCGCGACGACCACCCAGCTCTCGCGCTTCACCGAGACCGTGCGGGTGCACGGCGGCTTCACCGAGCCGCAGGCGTGGGAGTCGCTCGTGCGCGACTGGCACGTCGAGGGGCTCGCCGTACGCCCCGGGCACAAGATGATCGGCCACACGGCGTTCCTGGTCACCGCGCGCCGGATGGCGCCGGGCCAGCAGGCACCGCGCAAGACCCGCCGGCCCGCGGCCGGTGCCTACGGACCCGACTACACCGGTCCGCGGCCGCTCGACGTCCCGGACCTGCCGGCCGACGTCTTCGTCGACCAGCCGGAGCAGCAGCACGAGCAGTGA